The following proteins come from a genomic window of Coffea arabica cultivar ET-39 chromosome 11c, Coffea Arabica ET-39 HiFi, whole genome shotgun sequence:
- the LOC113715805 gene encoding nuclear intron maturase 2, mitochondrial-like: MHRRFKLFSHRVLTRTSILRPRTSTILLTELGNWDRRNNGFGLFRAFMYTFTQNRRVQDPNDPASLMKEDGVSVCSQMWIENFREPEKTVTNLSDYLRRFELWVLAYQKVAADETGAYVPRSSITRATLEDLLALRNAVLDNRFKWGARLEFFIKSPRDKTDYESLSKRKIRAIMTTTQPAPFQDRIVQEVLFLILEPVYEARFSQKSFAFRPGRMAHTVIRVIRRSFAGYLWYIKGDLSTVLDGMKVGLVISALMRDIRDKKVIDLIKAALTTPVITSKVEEPKKKKRRKYQKKRVLAEDEPKPDPYWLESFFGFAPEEAEKVPSWGHCGILSPLLANVCLDELDRWMEGKIKEFYRPSKSDVIWNSPEGEVEQGNTSWPEFVPTSGPDKTRKIDYIRYGGHILIGVRGPRADAATLRKQLIEFCDQKYMLKLDNEDLPIEHITKGIMFLDHVLCRRVVYPTLRYTATGGKIISEKGVGTLLSVTASLKQSIKQFRKLGFLKGDRDPDPQPCFRMFHATQAHTNAQMNKLLSTMVEWYRYADNRKKIVNFCSYIIRGSLAKLYAAKYKLRSRAKVYKIGSRNLSRPLKEKKGQSPEYHNLLRMGLVESIDGLQYTRMSLVPETDYSPFPVGWRPDHEKALLEYIWLDDPRTLEEQRRCLGEHGLISPQDYISMLVWNYKRNAIPMDQLSIITPRDNRLLCSSNEDSNDERNSAELDNEESIPAAQM, encoded by the coding sequence ATGCATCGACGGTTTAAATTGTTTAGTCATAGGGTGCTCACAAGAACCTCAATTTTGCGCCCCAGAACAAGCACTATATTACTCACTGAATTGGGAAATTGGGACCGAAGAAATAATGGGTTTGGATTATTTAGAGCATTTATGTACACATTTACGCAAAATAGGCGAGTTCAGGACCCGAATGACCCGGCCTCCTTGATGAAGGAGGATGGGGTTTCGGTCTGTAGTCAAATGTGGATTGAGAATTTTCGAGAACCTGAAAAAACGGTAACTAATTTGAGTGATTATTTGAGGAGATTTGAGTTGTGGGTGTTGGCTTATCAAAAGGTTGCTGCTGATGAAACAGGGGCATATGTGCCTCGTAGCTCAATAACAAGAGCTACCCTTGAAGATTTGTTGGCGTTGAGGAATGCGGTTCTGGACAATAGGTTTAAGTGGGGCGCTAGGTTAGAGTTTTTCATCAAGTCGCCTAGGGATAAGACTGATTACGAGTCATTGTCGAAGAGGAAAATCAGGGCTATTATGACCACCACGCAGCCAGCTCCATTTCAGGATAGGATTGTTCAGGAGGTGTTGTTTTTAATTTTGGAGCCAGTTTATGAGGCTAGGTTTTCACAGAAGTCGTTTGCATTTAGACCAGGGAGGATGGCACATACGGTGATTAGGGTAATAAGGAGAAGCTTTGCTGGTTATTTGTGGTATATAAAGGGGGATTTGAGTACAGTGTTGGATGGCATGAAGGTTGGATTGGTTATAAGTGCTCTGATGAGGGATATTAGAGATAAGAAAGTGATTGATCTAATAAAGGCTGCTTTGACTACACCTGTGATCACTAGTAAGGTTGAGgagccaaagaaaaagaagaggaggAAGTATCAGAAGAAGAGAGTGCTGGCTGAAGATGAGCCAAAGCCTGATCCATATTGGTTGGAGTCCTTTTTCGGGTTTGCACCTGAAGAGGCTGAGAAAGTTCCTTCATGGGGGCATTGTGGTATCCTTAGTCCATTGTTGGCTAATGTTTGTCTTGATGAATTGGATAGATGGATGGAAGGTAAGATTAAGGAGTTCTATCGGCCTTCAAAAAGTGATGTGATTTGGAATAGTCCAGAGGGAGAAGTTGAACAAGGAAATACATCCTGGCCAGAGTTTGTTCCCACGAGTGGTCCAGATAAGACCCGAAAGATTGATTACATCCGTTATGGTGGTCACATTCTCATCGGAGTTAGGGGCCCTAGGGCAGATGCAGCAACGCTGCGAAAGCAATTGATTGAGTTTTGTGATCAGAAGTATATGCTGAAGCTGGACAATGAGGATCTTCCCATCGAGCACATTACTAAAGGTATTATGTTTCTTGACCATGTATTATGCCGTCGGGTTGTGTATCCAACTCTTCGATACACTGCAACTGGGGGGAAGATCATTAGTGAGAAGGGTGTTGGGACGTTGTTGTCTGTTACGGCTAGCCTGAAACAATCTATTAAACAGTTTCGAAAGTTAGGCTTTCTCAAGGGGGATAGAGATCCAGATCCTCAGCCTTGCTTTAGAATGTTCCATGCCACTCAAGCTCACACGAATGCTCAAATGAATAAGTTATTGTCCACAATGGTTGAGTGGTACAGATATGCTGACAATAGGAAGAAAATTGTTAACTTTTGCTCTTATATTATAAGGGGTTCACTTGCTAAGCTTTATGCTGCAAAATACAAGCTTCGATCACGAGCAAAGGTCTACAAGATTGGTTCTAGAAATTTGAGTCGTCctttgaaagaaaagaaaggacaaTCTCCAGAGTACCATAATTTGCTTAGAATGGGCCTTGTAGAGTCTATTGATGGGCTGCAGTATACCAGAATGTCCCTTGTGCCAGAGACTGACTATTCACCTTTTCCAGTTGGATGGCGGCCTGACCATGAGAAGGCATTGCTTGAATATATATGGCTCGATGATCCAAGAACCTTGGAGGAACAGCGTAGGTGCCTTGGAGAGCATGGACTAATTTCACCTCAAGATTATATCTCAATGCTTGTCTGGAACTACAAGAGAAATGCTATTCCCATGGATCAGCTTTCAATCATCACCCCAAGGGACAATAGACTGTTGTGCAGCTCAAATGAGGATAGTAATGATGAAAGAAACTCAGCCGAATTAGACAATGAAGAAAGCATACCTGCTGCTCAAATGTAA